From a single Piliocolobus tephrosceles isolate RC106 chromosome 21, ASM277652v3, whole genome shotgun sequence genomic region:
- the DDX39A gene encoding ATP-dependent RNA helicase DDX39A, which produces MAEQDVENDLLDYDEEEEPQAPQESTPAPHKKDIKGSYVSIHSSGFRDFLLKPELLRAIVDCGFEHPSEVQHECIPQAILGMDVLCQAKSGMGKTAVFVLATLQQIEPVNGQVTVLVMCHTRELAFQISKEYERFSKYMPSVKVSVFFGGLSIKKDEEVLKKNCPHVVVGTPGRILALVRNRSFSLKNVKHFVLDECDKMLEQLDMRRDVQEIFRLTPHEKQCMMFSATLSKDIRPVCRKFMQDPMEVFVDDETKLTLHGLQQYYVKLKDSEKNRKLFDLLDVLEFNQVIIFVKSVQRCMALAQLLVEQNFPAIAIHRGMAQEERLSRYQQFKDFQRRILVATNLFGRGMDIERVNIVFNYDMPEDSDTYLHRVARAGRFGTKGLAITFVSDENDAKILNDVQDRFEVNVAELPEEIDISTYIEQSR; this is translated from the exons ATGGCAGAACAGGATGTGGAAAACGATCTTTTGGATTACGATGAAGAGGAAGAGCCCCAGGCTCCTCAAGAGAGCACGCCAGCTCCCCATAAGAAAGACATCAAGGGATCCTACGTTTCCATCCACAGCTCTGGCTTCCGGGACTTTCTGCTGAAGCCGGAGCTCCTGCGGGCCATCGTGGACTGTGGCTTTGAGCATCCGTCTGAGG TCCAGCACGAATGCATTCCCCAGGCCATCCTGGGCATGGACGTCCTGTGCCAGGCCAAGTCCGGGATGGGCAAGACGGCGGTCTTCGTGCTGGCCACCCTACAGCAGATTGAGCCTGTTAACGGACAG GTGACGGTCCTGGTCATGTGCCACACGAGGGAGCTGGCCTTCCAGATCAGCAAGGAATATGAGCGCTTCTCCAAGTACATGCCCAGCGTCAAG GTGTCTGTGTTCTTCGGGGGTCTCTCCATCAAGAAGGATGAAGAAGTGTTGAAGAAGAACTGTCCCCATGTTGTGGTGGGGACCCCGGGCCGCATCCTGGCGCTCGTGCGGAACAGGAGCTTCAGCCTAAAGAATGTGAAGCACTTTGTGCTGGACGAGTGTGACAAGATGCTGGAGCAGCTGG ACATGCGGCGGGATGTGCAGGAGATCTTCCGCCTGACACCACACGAGAAGCAGTGCATGATGTTCAGCGCCACCCTGAGCAAGGACATCCGGCCTGTGTGCAGGAAGTTCATGCAAGAT CCCATGGAGGTGTTTGTGGACGACGAGACCAAGCTCACGCTGCACGGCCTGCAGCAGTACTACGTCAAACTCAAAGACAGTGAGAAGAACCGCAAGCTCTTTGATCTCCTGGACGTGCTGGAGTTTAACCAG GTGATAATCTTCGTCAAGTCAGTGCAGCGCTGCATGGCCCTGGCCCAGCTCCTCGTGGAGCAGAACTTCCCGGCCATCGCCATCCACCGGGGCATGGCCCAGGAGGAGCG cctgtcaCGCTATCAGCAGTTCAAGGATTTCCAGCGGCGGATCCTGGTGGCCACCAATCTGTTTGGCCGGGGGATGGACATCGAGCGAGTCAACATCGTCTTTAACTACGACATGCCTGAGGACTCGGACACCTACTTGCACCGG GTGGCCCGGGCAGGTCGCTTTGGCACCAAAGGCCTAGCCATCACTTTTGTGTCTGACGAGAatgatgccaaaatcctcaatgACGTCCAGGACCGGTTTGAAGTTAATGTGGCAGAACTTCCAGAGGAAATCGACATATCCACATACA TTGAGCAGAGCCGGTAA